The Aeromicrobium sp. Sec7.5 genome window below encodes:
- a CDS encoding alpha/beta hydrolase family protein: MDRRQLLAATGLLALAAACAPGGSEPAPPAEDTDERLAYGDHPSQFVDVWRRTGSGEPVGTVALIHGGFWQQQFDLTYLEPFAAAAAARGWDVASLEYRRVGGDGGYPATFDDVADGIDVLKGWIRTPDVVTLGHSAGGHLAVWAAGRPALTDTVWGSPAVDVRTAISLAGVLDLQASHDELLGNGAADELMGGPPDGSTWPLADPTARIPLDVPVRCVHAPDDDLVPISQSTDYVERATAAGADATLTEVSGGHFAATEPGTSAASTLLDVLDAAAKPV, encoded by the coding sequence GTGGATCGACGACAGCTGCTGGCCGCGACAGGCCTGCTCGCCCTGGCCGCCGCCTGTGCGCCGGGCGGGAGCGAGCCCGCTCCGCCGGCCGAGGACACCGACGAGCGTCTGGCCTACGGCGACCATCCCTCCCAGTTCGTCGACGTGTGGCGACGCACCGGGTCGGGGGAGCCCGTCGGCACCGTCGCGCTGATCCACGGCGGGTTCTGGCAGCAGCAGTTCGACCTCACCTACCTCGAGCCGTTCGCCGCGGCGGCCGCCGCACGCGGGTGGGACGTCGCCTCCTTGGAGTACCGACGGGTCGGAGGGGACGGGGGCTACCCGGCCACCTTCGACGACGTTGCGGACGGCATCGACGTGCTCAAGGGCTGGATCCGCACGCCCGACGTGGTGACGTTGGGCCACTCAGCCGGCGGTCACCTGGCGGTCTGGGCCGCCGGCCGTCCCGCATTGACCGACACGGTCTGGGGCTCGCCTGCGGTCGACGTGCGCACGGCGATCAGCCTCGCCGGCGTGCTCGACCTGCAGGCCTCCCACGACGAGCTGCTCGGCAACGGCGCCGCGGACGAGCTGATGGGCGGCCCGCCCGACGGGTCGACCTGGCCCCTGGCCGACCCGACCGCCCGCATCCCGCTCGACGTCCCGGTGCGGTGCGTCCACGCCCCGGACGACGACCTCGTGCCGATCTCGCAGTCGACCGACTACGTCGAGCGGGCCACCGCCGCCGGTGCCGATGCGACCCTGACCGAGGTGTCCGGCGGCCACTTCGCGGCGACCGAGCCCGGGACGTCCGCCGCCTCGACGCTCCTGGACGTGCTGGACGCGGCGGCCAAGCCCGTCTGA